One part of the Sorangiineae bacterium MSr11954 genome encodes these proteins:
- a CDS encoding efflux RND transporter permease subunit: MTGTSLRNPIAVLMACIALIVFSAVVTPRLSVDTFPELTPPVLVVGTQVPGMGPKDVEKTITWRLEKFVSATPGVDHVQSVSRAGLSIIYVWLKWGTELNSAQTLVQQQVAFAMSSVPKSLGVVPSFVLQYDPTNAPVVQIAVYGGGLSGPRIYDYAANVIEPVLEGIPGVASAAPDGGRERQINVVVDPVRASARGITGAEVSAAVARANALLPSGRFIAKGFDANVYTNAVPKKVAEIGEAVVKVVDGRPVLIQDVARVEDGGSPSTQGVAIDGEESVYLNVLRVPGGNVLAIVDAVGAALGEMKDLPPGMKIVPVFDQSTFVRSTFHGLKAEIVQAFCLVALVILLFLQSPRSVAIAAVAVPISFAIILIVLYVSGQTLNAFTLGGLTLSMGPLVDISVVVLESVHRQRLAGKSAFQAALDGTNAVAIPALAATLSTIAVLLPVVLLAGLAKKLFAPLALTVATGMVAGYVVSMTVTPVACRYFLGHAHTEPGPLAKRVEVLLGKVTSAYVSALAAVLPYRGYVAVAATILVVASAWAASRLPTTFFPEVDEGMECTYVRFAPGTSLEDANRKMGEMGKLLRQELPPGSVELVLTNVGTPGKARSAMNSPNAGPHMGFIRLALSNPAHRALSQRDIADRMRGILVHAYPGVDFLQAPGGLVASVFANGYLAPIVVELRGENLDELMARSRAVAEVARQVPGIRDIYTNLQTDYPEIRVDGNRQEAGLVGVSLRDVAQTTLEGTLGNINTPGVWVDGSNGQSYYVVTSYDPEAVRDANALAALPVRATVGSGAVALGTYGHIERGAGPIAIERDQLTRAATIYLQTEGRDIGSAARELEEKLAKDPRTKDVPFSFVGQIDLMRTTFSGLGVAVGLAIMVVFMIMATQFQSLRLPFVMLFAVPVALVGIVFALLAAGQGFSITALMGVLMVIGIAVSNGILLVDHANRVLQRCGDAREAILEAARVRFVPIAMTSLATIIGLLPTALGLEKAAAANQPLALAVVGGLSSSTLLSLFLVPAMFTAIAKRNDETSGLEVTSKGMLAS, from the coding sequence ATGACCGGCACATCGCTGCGCAACCCCATCGCGGTGCTCATGGCGTGCATCGCGCTCATCGTCTTTTCGGCGGTGGTCACGCCCCGTCTCTCGGTCGATACGTTCCCGGAGCTGACCCCACCGGTGCTCGTGGTCGGAACGCAGGTCCCGGGCATGGGCCCCAAAGACGTGGAGAAGACCATCACCTGGCGCCTCGAGAAGTTCGTGAGCGCCACCCCGGGCGTGGACCACGTGCAGAGCGTCTCGCGCGCCGGATTGAGCATCATTTACGTGTGGCTCAAATGGGGCACCGAGCTCAACTCCGCGCAAACGCTGGTTCAACAACAGGTGGCGTTCGCCATGTCGTCGGTCCCCAAGAGCCTCGGCGTCGTTCCGTCCTTCGTGCTCCAATACGATCCGACGAACGCGCCCGTCGTTCAAATCGCCGTTTACGGCGGCGGCCTCTCGGGACCGCGGATTTACGATTACGCGGCCAATGTCATCGAGCCCGTCCTCGAAGGCATTCCGGGGGTGGCCAGCGCCGCGCCGGACGGCGGGCGTGAGCGGCAGATTAACGTGGTGGTCGATCCCGTGCGCGCATCCGCCCGCGGCATCACCGGGGCGGAGGTCAGCGCGGCGGTCGCGCGCGCCAATGCGCTCCTCCCATCGGGCCGCTTCATCGCCAAAGGCTTCGACGCCAATGTCTACACCAACGCCGTACCCAAGAAGGTGGCGGAGATTGGAGAGGCGGTGGTCAAGGTGGTGGACGGCCGCCCGGTCCTCATCCAAGACGTGGCGCGCGTGGAGGACGGCGGCTCGCCGAGCACGCAAGGCGTGGCCATCGACGGAGAGGAGTCCGTCTACCTCAACGTCCTTCGTGTCCCCGGCGGGAACGTCCTGGCCATCGTGGACGCCGTCGGCGCAGCGCTCGGGGAGATGAAAGATCTACCGCCGGGCATGAAGATCGTGCCCGTCTTCGACCAATCGACCTTCGTGCGCTCCACGTTTCATGGTCTGAAGGCGGAGATCGTTCAAGCGTTCTGCCTGGTGGCGCTCGTCATCTTGCTGTTCTTGCAGAGCCCGCGGTCGGTGGCCATCGCCGCCGTCGCCGTTCCGATTTCGTTCGCCATCATCCTGATCGTTCTCTATGTGAGCGGGCAGACACTCAACGCCTTCACCTTGGGGGGACTCACGCTCTCCATGGGCCCGCTCGTCGACATTTCGGTGGTCGTCCTCGAGTCCGTTCACCGGCAGCGGCTCGCGGGCAAATCGGCTTTCCAGGCCGCCCTCGATGGCACGAACGCCGTGGCCATACCGGCCCTGGCCGCGACCCTGTCCACCATCGCGGTGCTCCTCCCGGTCGTCCTCCTCGCCGGCCTGGCCAAGAAGCTCTTCGCGCCGCTCGCGCTCACCGTCGCCACGGGCATGGTGGCCGGATACGTGGTGAGCATGACGGTCACCCCGGTGGCGTGCCGCTACTTTTTGGGCCACGCGCACACGGAGCCGGGCCCGCTGGCCAAGCGGGTCGAGGTGCTCCTCGGCAAGGTGACGTCGGCGTACGTGAGCGCGCTCGCGGCGGTGCTCCCTTATCGCGGTTACGTCGCCGTCGCGGCCACCATTTTGGTGGTGGCGAGCGCGTGGGCCGCCTCCCGCCTTCCGACCACGTTCTTTCCCGAGGTGGACGAGGGCATGGAGTGCACCTATGTCCGTTTTGCGCCGGGGACGTCCCTCGAAGACGCCAATCGAAAGATGGGCGAGATGGGAAAGCTCCTGCGCCAAGAGCTCCCGCCGGGGAGCGTCGAGCTCGTCCTCACCAACGTCGGAACGCCAGGAAAAGCGCGCAGCGCGATGAACAGCCCCAACGCAGGACCGCACATGGGCTTCATCCGTCTCGCCCTCTCGAACCCAGCGCACCGCGCCCTCTCGCAGCGCGACATCGCCGATCGCATGCGCGGCATCCTCGTGCACGCCTACCCGGGCGTCGACTTTTTGCAGGCGCCCGGCGGTCTGGTGGCCAGCGTCTTCGCCAATGGCTACTTGGCCCCCATCGTCGTCGAGCTGCGCGGGGAGAACCTGGACGAGCTCATGGCGCGCTCGCGCGCGGTGGCCGAGGTGGCGCGCCAGGTGCCGGGAATACGTGATATCTACACCAATCTTCAAACCGATTATCCGGAGATACGGGTCGACGGGAACCGCCAGGAGGCGGGGCTGGTCGGCGTGTCCCTGCGCGACGTCGCGCAGACGACCCTCGAGGGCACCCTCGGAAACATCAATACGCCGGGTGTATGGGTCGACGGCAGCAATGGCCAATCGTATTACGTCGTCACCTCGTACGATCCCGAGGCGGTGCGCGACGCGAACGCCCTGGCCGCGCTCCCGGTCCGCGCGACCGTGGGCTCGGGGGCGGTGGCGCTGGGCACCTACGGGCATATCGAGCGCGGCGCGGGCCCCATCGCCATCGAGCGCGACCAGCTCACGCGCGCCGCGACCATTTACCTGCAGACCGAGGGGCGCGATATCGGGAGCGCCGCGCGCGAGCTCGAGGAGAAACTGGCGAAGGATCCGCGGACCAAGGACGTCCCCTTCTCGTTCGTGGGGCAGATCGATCTGATGCGCACCACCTTTTCGGGGTTGGGCGTCGCGGTGGGGCTCGCGATCATGGTGGTTTTCATGATCATGGCCACGCAATTCCAATCGTTGCGGCTGCCGTTCGTGATGCTCTTCGCCGTCCCCGTCGCGCTGGTGGGGATCGTGTTTGCGCTGCTCGCCGCCGGCCAGGGATTCTCGATTACGGCCTTGATGGGCGTGCTCATGGTCATCGGCATCGCCGTGTCGAACGGCATCCTGCTCGTCGACCACGCGAACCGCGTCCTTCAACGGTGCGGGGACGCGCGCGAAGCCATCCTCGAGGCCGCGCGCGTTCGCTTCGTCCCCATCGCGATGACCAGCCTCGCGACCATCATCGGCCTTCTACCGACCGCGCTCGGGCTCGAGAAGGCCGCAGCCGCAAACCAGCCGCTCGCGCTGGCCGTGGTGGGGGGATTGTCCTCGTCCACCTTGCTGTCGCTCTTCCTGGTACCCGCGATGTTCACCGCGATTGCCAAGCGCAACGACGAAACCTCCGGGCTCGAAGTGACGTCGAAAGGAATGTTGGCATCATGA
- the bioD gene encoding dethiobiotin synthase, producing MKRIFITGIGTGVGKTLAAACVTEALKAHYWKPVQAGLDEGTDTETVKSLVSNAFSVCHPEAYRLREPASPHLAARMEGITIDPAEIVLQADAIQPPEEDYLVIEGAGGLLVPLNEDVFTIDLIRALRAQVIIVAQNYLGSINHSLLTARVLQHSHIPVLGWIFSGAEHTNEADIVRWSELPLLGHIPTASKIDAAFVRHQALRLVGSLGEALDQNMSRYSNPPLSRQLP from the coding sequence ATGAAGCGAATCTTCATCACCGGGATCGGAACGGGGGTCGGCAAAACTCTGGCCGCGGCGTGTGTGACGGAGGCGCTCAAGGCGCATTACTGGAAACCCGTACAGGCAGGGTTGGACGAGGGGACCGATACGGAGACGGTCAAGTCCCTGGTGTCGAACGCGTTTTCCGTCTGCCACCCCGAAGCGTACCGCCTTCGCGAGCCGGCCTCTCCCCACTTGGCCGCTCGGATGGAGGGCATCACCATCGATCCTGCCGAGATCGTGCTGCAGGCAGACGCCATCCAGCCCCCCGAGGAGGACTACTTGGTCATCGAGGGTGCGGGCGGTTTGCTGGTGCCCTTGAACGAAGATGTCTTCACCATCGACTTGATCCGTGCGCTCCGCGCGCAGGTGATCATCGTGGCGCAGAACTACCTCGGCAGCATCAACCACTCGCTGTTGACGGCGAGGGTGCTGCAGCACAGCCACATCCCGGTCCTGGGGTGGATCTTCAGCGGCGCCGAGCACACCAACGAGGCCGACATCGTACGCTGGAGCGAGCTCCCGCTTCTGGGGCACATTCCCACGGCCTCGAAGATCGACGCGGCCTTCGTGCGCCATCAGGCGCTCCGCCTCGTGGGATCGCTCGGCGAGGCGCTGGATCAGAACATGAGCCGGTATTCCAATCCGCCGTTGTCGCGGCAGCTTCCGTAG
- a CDS encoding DUF2156 domain-containing protein — MRSRVLTLLRAHGFNRTSFQVLELGFRYWFCDEGCVAYSDTGSAWVAAGAPIASDAALSSVTRAFIAAGRASGRRVSFFATETRLLEAAAQELDTIQIGEQPVWDPASWANIVKSSRSLREQIRRARAKGVVVRQLDSVEVADRTHPARRAMEDLIARWLATRAMAPMGFLVDVQPFDFPEERRYLVAEREGTIVAFLCAVPIYARSGWLIEDLVRHVEAPNGTGEMLIDSAMRLLASEGSHDVTLGLAPLSGSVNRWLGAARSIGRALYDFRGVHAFKAKLKPDRWEPTYLAYPKGASPLLSVYDVLVAFARGSLSRFGLETVLRGPAFVVRTLAVLLVPWTILLASVETRHWFPAPWVQWAWVGFDIVVMLGLFALSSRFRPRLARLLASAITLDGMLTLLEAVTFNVPRLRNQTDWLVVVIACLAPMGAAIVLWSAQATRYRAGS, encoded by the coding sequence GTGAGATCGCGCGTGCTCACCTTGCTCCGGGCGCACGGCTTCAATCGAACCTCGTTTCAAGTCCTCGAGCTCGGTTTTCGATACTGGTTTTGCGACGAAGGTTGCGTCGCATACTCCGATACGGGGAGCGCATGGGTCGCGGCGGGAGCCCCCATCGCCTCGGATGCTGCGCTCTCCTCCGTCACGCGCGCCTTCATCGCGGCCGGGCGGGCGAGCGGGCGCAGGGTCAGCTTCTTCGCGACGGAGACGCGCCTTTTGGAGGCCGCTGCGCAGGAGCTCGACACGATCCAGATCGGCGAGCAGCCCGTGTGGGATCCCGCGAGCTGGGCGAACATCGTCAAATCGAGCCGCAGCTTGCGCGAGCAAATCCGCCGCGCCCGCGCCAAAGGCGTGGTGGTGCGCCAGCTCGATTCGGTCGAAGTCGCCGACCGTACGCACCCCGCCCGCCGCGCGATGGAGGACCTCATCGCGCGATGGCTCGCCACCCGGGCCATGGCGCCCATGGGGTTTCTCGTCGACGTGCAGCCCTTCGATTTTCCCGAGGAGCGCCGCTACCTGGTGGCCGAACGCGAGGGGACCATCGTGGCCTTCTTGTGCGCGGTCCCCATTTATGCGCGCTCGGGCTGGCTCATCGAGGATTTGGTGCGTCATGTCGAGGCGCCGAACGGCACGGGTGAGATGCTCATCGACAGCGCCATGCGCCTGCTCGCGAGCGAGGGGAGCCACGATGTGACGTTGGGGCTGGCGCCGCTCTCCGGGAGCGTGAACCGCTGGTTGGGCGCGGCGCGATCCATCGGACGAGCCCTTTACGATTTTCGCGGGGTGCACGCCTTCAAGGCGAAGTTGAAGCCCGATCGCTGGGAGCCGACGTATTTGGCATACCCCAAGGGCGCGAGCCCGCTCTTGTCCGTCTATGACGTGCTCGTCGCGTTTGCGCGCGGCAGCCTCTCGCGCTTTGGGCTCGAAACGGTGCTCCGCGGGCCCGCCTTCGTGGTGCGCACCCTCGCCGTGCTGCTCGTTCCATGGACGATTTTGCTGGCGTCGGTGGAGACGCGGCATTGGTTTCCCGCGCCATGGGTGCAGTGGGCATGGGTCGGCTTCGATATCGTCGTCATGTTGGGGCTCTTTGCGCTGTCGTCGCGCTTTCGGCCCCGCCTCGCGCGCCTCTTGGCCTCGGCGATCACGCTCGACGGCATGTTGACCTTGCTCGAGGCGGTGACCTTCAATGTGCCACGCCTTCGTAACCAGACGGACTGGCTGGTCGTCGTGATCGCCTGCCTGGCGCCCATGGGGGCCGCCATCGTCTTGTGGAGTGCGCAGGCAACCCGATATCGTGCTGGATCATGA
- a CDS encoding TerC family protein: protein MPETSPVSTVGTPWMWAGFVAFVVAMLALDLGVFHRKAKEITVKDAAIWSGIWVLLALAFDGLVFLVWGYETGTAFFTGYLIEKALSVDNLFVFYLIFSAFAVPVAHQHRLLFWGVIGALMLRATMIFAGSYVLGTFHWTAIVFGALLVLAGVKVLVRPNEEPHPESGRIFRAIKKMIPTTDAPRGARLFARDGGRWKATPFFLVLLLVEVTDVVFAMDSILAIFGITSDPFIVFTSNFFAVMGLRSLYFVLASMATRFVYLQPGLALVLVFVGVKLAIAEWVKIPLLASLGGVSLLLAGSIVASLLKRKKERTRKRIPEERTT, encoded by the coding sequence ATGCCTGAGACTTCTCCCGTGAGCACGGTTGGCACTCCTTGGATGTGGGCGGGCTTCGTGGCCTTCGTGGTCGCCATGCTCGCGCTCGACCTCGGGGTTTTTCATCGGAAGGCAAAAGAGATCACGGTCAAGGACGCCGCCATCTGGAGCGGAATTTGGGTGCTTTTGGCGCTCGCGTTCGATGGGTTGGTGTTTCTCGTGTGGGGCTACGAGACCGGCACGGCTTTCTTTACGGGGTACCTCATCGAAAAGGCCTTATCGGTCGACAACCTGTTCGTCTTTTATCTGATCTTCAGTGCATTCGCCGTTCCAGTCGCGCACCAGCACAGGCTCCTCTTTTGGGGTGTCATCGGCGCGCTGATGTTGCGGGCGACGATGATTTTCGCGGGCAGCTATGTGCTGGGAACGTTTCATTGGACCGCCATCGTCTTTGGCGCGCTGCTGGTGCTGGCGGGGGTGAAGGTGCTCGTGCGTCCGAACGAGGAGCCCCATCCGGAGAGCGGGCGAATCTTTCGGGCGATCAAGAAGATGATCCCCACCACCGACGCTCCCCGTGGAGCGAGGCTCTTCGCCCGAGATGGCGGGCGGTGGAAGGCCACGCCGTTCTTTCTCGTTCTCCTCCTGGTCGAAGTGACCGACGTCGTCTTTGCCATGGATTCCATTCTGGCCATCTTCGGCATCACCTCCGATCCGTTCATCGTCTTTACGTCGAACTTCTTTGCCGTGATGGGACTGCGCTCGCTGTATTTCGTGCTCGCGAGCATGGCCACGCGGTTCGTTTATCTTCAGCCGGGGCTGGCGTTGGTCCTGGTGTTCGTAGGGGTGAAATTGGCCATCGCCGAGTGGGTGAAGATCCCGCTCCTCGCCTCGCTGGGCGGTGTTTCGCTTTTGCTTGCTGGTTCGATCGTGGCTTCTCTTCTCAAGAGAAAGAAGGAGAGAACACGAAAGCGCATTCCCGAAGAACGGACGACCTGA
- a CDS encoding M28 family peptidase: MALLFAVSIVSAACGSDDDPTPPADGNLSNEEKRVGALVTTDTVAAHLKWLSDDAREGRGPGSQGDEATRRYLAEEFTKLGLSPGGEGGTFLQNVPLVGIRAEVSSPIVFSSQKAAGTTLSLDAPNDMVITSGVQDPEVKISAAEVVFVGYGMVAPEYQWDDYKDVDVTGKIVMVMNNDPSTDDALFGGKTRLLYGRWDYKYEQAARKGAKGAIIIHTDVSAAYPWQVVVTSNHAVENFQLPPSPQDRRIQARMWATEEASRKIAALGGEDLDALRQAAEKRDFRPRPLGVTVNVGIRNTLRNMQTANVAAVLPGSDPELGREAVIFTAHHDHLGIGAPKNGDSIYNGAVDNAAGVAQILAIARASTQITPKPRRSFVFMLVGGEEKGLLGSTWYCQHPSFAPGRIAANINTDLANVFGRTHDVGYIGLGKSSLDEVVRTVARAQGRVLHGDANPDRGMFYRSDQFAFAKVGVPGMYIKGGPDFVDRPAGWGQEQTDLYESTRYHQPSDEYDPNWDLRGAVEDAQLMLTVGWRVANTTALPTWNTGDEFASIPRPR, encoded by the coding sequence TTGGCTTTGCTTTTCGCCGTATCAATCGTATCGGCGGCTTGTGGCTCGGACGATGATCCCACGCCCCCCGCCGATGGCAATCTCTCGAATGAAGAGAAACGTGTTGGTGCCCTGGTCACGACGGACACCGTAGCAGCTCATCTCAAATGGCTCTCCGACGACGCCCGGGAAGGCCGAGGACCGGGCTCGCAGGGCGACGAAGCCACGAGGAGATACCTGGCCGAGGAGTTTACGAAGCTGGGACTTTCGCCGGGTGGGGAGGGCGGAACGTTCCTGCAGAACGTTCCGCTGGTGGGCATCCGAGCCGAGGTCTCCTCGCCCATCGTCTTTTCATCGCAAAAGGCCGCGGGGACGACGCTCTCGCTCGACGCGCCCAATGACATGGTGATCACCTCGGGGGTGCAAGATCCCGAGGTGAAGATCTCGGCGGCCGAGGTGGTGTTCGTCGGATATGGCATGGTCGCGCCCGAATACCAATGGGACGATTACAAAGACGTGGACGTGACGGGCAAGATCGTCATGGTCATGAACAACGATCCTTCCACCGACGACGCGCTCTTCGGGGGCAAGACGCGGCTCTTGTACGGCCGGTGGGATTACAAATACGAGCAGGCCGCGCGCAAAGGCGCCAAAGGTGCCATCATCATTCATACCGACGTGTCGGCCGCCTATCCGTGGCAGGTGGTCGTCACGAGCAACCACGCGGTCGAGAATTTCCAGCTTCCGCCGTCGCCCCAAGACCGCCGCATCCAAGCGAGGATGTGGGCGACGGAGGAGGCCAGCCGGAAGATCGCCGCGCTCGGAGGCGAGGACCTCGACGCGCTCCGGCAGGCGGCCGAGAAGCGCGACTTCCGACCGCGCCCGCTGGGCGTGACCGTGAACGTCGGCATCCGGAACACCCTTCGAAACATGCAGACGGCCAATGTCGCCGCCGTCCTGCCGGGCAGCGATCCCGAGCTCGGGCGCGAGGCGGTCATCTTCACGGCCCACCACGATCACCTGGGCATCGGCGCGCCGAAGAATGGCGACTCGATCTACAACGGCGCCGTCGACAACGCCGCGGGGGTCGCGCAGATCCTGGCCATCGCGCGGGCGTCGACCCAGATCACGCCCAAGCCGCGCCGCTCCTTCGTCTTCATGCTGGTGGGCGGCGAGGAGAAAGGGTTGCTCGGGTCCACGTGGTACTGCCAGCATCCCAGCTTTGCGCCGGGTCGCATCGCGGCCAACATCAATACGGACTTGGCGAACGTATTCGGTCGAACCCACGACGTGGGCTACATCGGCCTCGGAAAATCATCGCTCGACGAGGTGGTGCGGACGGTCGCGCGCGCGCAAGGGCGCGTCTTGCATGGGGACGCGAACCCCGATCGCGGGATGTTCTATCGCTCCGACCAATTCGCCTTTGCGAAGGTGGGTGTTCCGGGCATGTACATCAAGGGCGGCCCCGATTTCGTCGACCGCCCCGCGGGCTGGGGGCAAGAACAAACCGATCTTTACGAGAGCACCCGCTACCATCAGCCGTCGGACGAGTACGATCCCAATTGGGATCTGCGCGGGGCGGTGGAGGATGCCCAGCTCATGCTCACCGTGGGGTGGAGGGTCGCCAATACCACCGCGCTCCCCACGTGGAACACCGGGGATGAATTCGCGTCCATCCCGCGTCCGCGCTGA
- a CDS encoding high-affinity nickel-transport family protein, with protein MTFASILLLGFVLGMRHATDADHVVAVTTIVSRERSLRNAAFIGALWGLGHSITLFLVGGALVLFRLTIPPHVGLGMEMVVAIMLIVLGAMNVTNAMRRIEEAAGGRKSSPDHAHGHEHAHEHRILKGASLMQLGRALVVGIVHGLAGSAALALLVLTTIRKAGSALAYLVIFGVGTIFGMMFLTMAMAVPMAIAANRFAQVGRVERAMARATGLLSILFGGYLAYRIGVVDGLFSMHPQWSPE; from the coding sequence ATGACCTTTGCCTCCATTCTCCTGCTCGGTTTCGTTCTTGGAATGCGTCACGCCACGGACGCCGATCACGTCGTGGCCGTGACCACGATTGTAAGCCGCGAGCGCTCCTTGCGGAATGCCGCGTTCATTGGCGCGCTCTGGGGGCTCGGTCACTCGATCACCTTGTTTCTGGTGGGCGGCGCGCTGGTGCTGTTTCGCCTGACGATTCCGCCGCACGTCGGGCTCGGCATGGAGATGGTGGTGGCCATCATGCTGATCGTCCTTGGCGCGATGAATGTCACCAACGCCATGCGACGGATCGAAGAGGCGGCCGGCGGCCGAAAGTCCTCCCCCGATCATGCGCACGGCCATGAGCATGCGCACGAGCACCGCATCCTCAAGGGCGCATCGCTGATGCAGCTGGGTCGCGCCTTGGTCGTCGGCATCGTGCACGGCCTCGCGGGATCGGCGGCGCTCGCGCTCTTGGTGCTCACCACCATTCGAAAGGCGGGGAGCGCGCTCGCCTACCTCGTCATTTTTGGCGTGGGCACCATCTTCGGGATGATGTTCCTCACCATGGCCATGGCCGTCCCCATGGCCATCGCCGCCAACCGCTTTGCGCAGGTCGGCCGGGTCGAGCGTGCGATGGCGCGCGCAACGGGGCTCTTGAGCATCCTCTTCGGCGGCTACCTGGCGTACCGAATCGGCGTCGTCGATGGGTTATTCTCGATGCACCCGCAATGGTCCCCCGAGTAG
- a CDS encoding HupE/UreJ family protein gives MVPRVGARLRPSIAARVLARLAAFGLVLSVLLVAAPAPAHIVGLSQSDFTVAADGTAAAMVVFSKPDALRLGRIDRDGDGLVSPSELAASEAVFREEMERGVILRVDHATCTAKLEGGGDVAEEGFGLAMSFTCPAPSPLVAPRALEIELPILSRPLWSGHRHVLRVTAGATSVQRILTATNRSASMTLPQVHANANAAPSAGSSSLGPALRDALRLGVEHILTGWDHLLFLAAVILGTRGWKSLVAAVSAFTVAHSITLAIAALGVFCPSPRWIEPIIAASIAFVAFENAFRAQPAHRWRITFLFGLVHGFGFAGALQDLALDRARLVPTLLGFNLGVEAGQLGVVLLALPIVARLRRHPTFEARWIRGVSLAMGIVGTVLCAIRIAPE, from the coding sequence ATGGTCCCCCGAGTAGGCGCGCGCCTTCGTCCTTCGATCGCCGCCCGCGTTCTCGCGCGCCTCGCGGCGTTTGGGCTCGTTCTGTCCGTTCTCTTGGTCGCCGCGCCCGCGCCCGCGCACATCGTGGGCCTCTCGCAGAGCGACTTCACCGTCGCCGCCGATGGCACCGCGGCCGCCATGGTGGTCTTCTCCAAGCCGGACGCGCTGCGCCTCGGTCGCATCGATCGGGATGGCGATGGCCTCGTTTCCCCGTCCGAGCTGGCGGCCTCGGAGGCCGTCTTTCGCGAGGAGATGGAGCGCGGCGTGATCCTTCGCGTCGACCACGCGACGTGCACCGCCAAGCTCGAAGGCGGCGGGGACGTGGCGGAGGAAGGCTTCGGCCTGGCCATGTCGTTCACATGCCCCGCGCCGTCTCCTCTCGTCGCTCCTCGCGCGCTCGAGATTGAATTGCCGATCTTGAGTCGACCGCTCTGGTCCGGACACCGGCATGTCCTGCGCGTCACCGCCGGAGCAACGTCGGTCCAGCGGATCCTCACGGCCACCAATCGCTCCGCGTCGATGACGTTGCCCCAGGTCCACGCGAACGCGAACGCGGCCCCGAGCGCCGGCTCGTCGAGCTTGGGCCCGGCGCTGCGCGATGCGCTCCGATTGGGGGTCGAGCACATTCTCACCGGCTGGGATCATCTGCTCTTCTTGGCGGCCGTGATCCTGGGAACGCGCGGCTGGAAGAGCCTCGTCGCCGCCGTCTCGGCGTTCACCGTCGCACATTCGATCACGCTGGCCATCGCCGCCTTGGGCGTGTTTTGCCCGAGCCCGCGATGGATCGAGCCCATCATCGCCGCCTCGATCGCGTTCGTCGCGTTCGAGAACGCCTTTCGCGCGCAGCCGGCGCACCGCTGGCGCATCACGTTTCTCTTCGGCCTGGTGCATGGATTCGGCTTTGCGGGTGCGCTGCAAGACCTGGCGCTGGACCGCGCCCGGCTCGTACCCACGTTGCTCGGGTTCAATTTGGGCGTCGAAGCCGGCCAGCTCGGGGTGGTCCTCCTCGCGCTTCCCATCGTGGCGCGATTGCGACGCCATCCGACATTCGAGGCGCGATGGATCCGCGGCGTGTCCCTCGCCATGGGCATCGTCGGCACGGTGCTTTGCGCCATTCGCATCGCACCGGAGTAG
- a CDS encoding META domain-containing protein, whose translation MDAARCNDMEGPAGLTGSQLVWPAHSLFARSNILSTVMLCNPDKPEYMAQEHWVYDLLRAHPTIEVRGDELVITKGTTEIHLLDSKIANPDRPLVDLRAP comes from the coding sequence GTGGACGCCGCCAGATGCAATGACATGGAGGGCCCCGCGGGCCTCACGGGATCGCAGCTCGTATGGCCGGCCCATAGCCTGTTCGCGCGCAGCAACATCCTGTCCACGGTGATGCTTTGCAACCCCGACAAGCCCGAGTACATGGCGCAAGAGCATTGGGTCTACGATCTGCTCCGCGCCCACCCCACGATCGAGGTTCGCGGCGACGAGCTCGTGATCACCAAAGGAACGACCGAGATCCATCTGCTGGACTCCAAAATCGCCAATCCGGATCGTCCTCTGGTGGACCTGCGCGCACCATGA
- a CDS encoding META domain-containing protein, translated as MARLRLRLLGIGWLLTTTSLLGCGNSAASPWGRDFLSTQVLEAGRPRPLARDEPIRLEFRENHELRVRAGCNHMFETARIQGTQLVWPADRTDQHAGIGTTLIACHPDYAAQEDWVGKLLQAKPTIVLRGNELVITHGTTEIHLLDRKVADPDRPLVGTRWTIESEISGRGPEASVGSVPDHGAYVVFTADHRFTGFSGCNGFSGKFAQPAPGKLEFSSFSITEKACDDDTGRLERTITDVFRDAASLRIDATAAQIESSRGHGVGLRAP; from the coding sequence ATGGCACGACTTCGCTTGAGGCTTCTCGGTATCGGATGGTTGCTCACGACGACCTCTCTCCTCGGGTGCGGGAACAGCGCGGCCAGCCCTTGGGGTCGCGACTTTCTCTCCACCCAAGTCCTCGAGGCGGGCCGCCCTCGCCCGCTGGCCAGAGACGAGCCAATTCGACTCGAGTTCCGAGAGAACCATGAGTTGCGCGTGCGCGCCGGCTGCAATCATATGTTCGAGACCGCGCGCATTCAGGGAACGCAGCTCGTGTGGCCGGCCGATCGCACGGACCAGCACGCGGGCATCGGGACCACATTGATAGCTTGCCACCCCGATTACGCGGCGCAAGAAGATTGGGTCGGCAAGCTGCTCCAGGCCAAGCCCACCATCGTACTTCGCGGCAACGAGCTCGTGATCACCCACGGAACGACCGAGATCCATCTCTTGGACCGCAAAGTCGCCGATCCGGATCGTCCTCTGGTGGGCACGCGCTGGACGATCGAATCCGAGATCTCCGGGCGCGGCCCCGAGGCGTCCGTCGGCAGCGTCCCCGACCACGGCGCTTATGTCGTATTCACCGCCGACCATCGGTTCACCGGGTTCTCCGGCTGCAACGGTTTCAGCGGTAAGTTCGCGCAACCCGCGCCGGGCAAGCTGGAGTTCTCGTCCTTTTCCATCACGGAGAAGGCCTGCGACGACGATACCGGCCGCCTCGAGCGAACCATCACCGACGTCTTTCGCGACGCCGCGTCCCTCCGCATCGACGCGACCGCGGCGCAGATCGAGAGCTCGCGCGGCCATGGCGTGGGCCTGCGCGCACCGTGA